The following coding sequences are from one Sphingomonadaceae bacterium OTU29LAMAA1 window:
- a CDS encoding DUF4383 domain-containing protein: MDRVRRFGWFYFAGFMAVVAIGYVPGFHDADGNLFGLFKLDLYDDSLHFFSGVWAGVAAWWSYGASRTYFRLFGPLYFADGVMGLFLGSGYLDGGIFLYGPIRQSLYAHVFANLPHLLIGGLATWVGYRLAARPPGRDPVPA, encoded by the coding sequence ATGGACAGGGTTCGGCGGTTCGGATGGTTCTATTTCGCCGGGTTCATGGCGGTCGTCGCGATCGGCTATGTTCCCGGCTTCCATGACGCGGACGGCAATCTGTTCGGCCTGTTCAAGCTCGATCTGTACGACGACAGCCTCCATTTCTTTTCCGGCGTATGGGCCGGCGTCGCCGCCTGGTGGTCGTATGGCGCTTCGCGGACGTACTTTCGTCTATTCGGGCCACTGTATTTCGCCGACGGGGTGATGGGATTGTTTCTGGGGAGCGGCTATCTGGATGGCGGCATCTTCCTGTACGGACCGATCCGGCAGTCGCTTTACGCCCATGTCTTCGCGAACCTGCCGCATCTGCTGATCGGCGGACTGGCGACCTGGGTGGGCTATCGGCTTGCCGCACGGCCGCCGGGCCGCGATCCCGTGCCGGCGTGA